In the genome of Populus alba chromosome 11, ASM523922v2, whole genome shotgun sequence, one region contains:
- the LOC118035374 gene encoding uncharacterized protein, whose product MDEVMTAADASSRYRSATSPPASLPSNIPLLSAFLAFSLAQFLKLFTTWFKEKRWDARRMLGSGGMPSSHSATVTALATAIGLQEGTGAPAFAVALVLACVVMYDATGVRLHAGRQAELLNQIVCELPPEHPVSNVRPLRDSLGHTPLQVVAGAVLGCIIAFLMRSSS is encoded by the exons ATGGACGAAGTGATGACAGCTGCTGATGCATCGTCCAGATATCGATCAGCAACATCTCCACCCGCTAGTCTCCCCTCCAACATTCCTCTCCTGTCCGCCTTCCTTGCCTTTTCACTTGCccagttcctcaagcttttcACCACGTG GTTCAAGGAGAAGAGATGGGATGCTAGAAGGATGCTTGGGTCAGGTGGAATGCCCTCATCCCATTCAGCAACCGTGACTGCTCTAGCAACCGCTATTGGTCTGCAAGAAGGAACTGGAGCACCAGCATTTGCTGTTGCATTGGTCTTGGCATGCGTT GTTATGTATGATGCAACTGGTGTTAGACTTCATGCTGGTCGCCAAGCTGAG TTACTAAATCAAATTGTCTGTGAGCTACCTCCTGAACACCCTGTCTCCAATGTTAGACCCCTACGGGATTCACTTGGTCACACTCCACTCCAG GTTGTTGCGGGTGCAGTGTTGGGGTGTATTATAGCATTCCTCATGAGAAGTTCTAGCTAG